The DNA region CTGGCGCCCAGGTGCCGACGCAACCGCGCGCACAGCCAGGGGTAATGCGCGCGGAACAATCCGCCGACGTCGTTGCGATGGGAAAGGTCGGTGCCGGACATAGAGGCTCCAAGGGTTAGGGGTCGCTGAATGTCCGGTGATCCGGTGACGCGATCCTAGCAAGGAGCCTTATTCATTAATAATACTTAAAAAGCATTTTTATATTCTATTTTAGAATTAAACATCAAAAGATCGCAGCCTCGTTTCACTCGACAGCTGCTACAGGAAATCGGTGTACATCTGTAGGAGCTGTCGAGTGAAACGAGGCTGCGATCTTTTGATTCTGCCTAGCGTAATCGCCCAAACCCCAACGCCTCAGCCTCTTGCTGATAGTCGAGCACAATCTGATAGTCGCTTTCGCCGGCCAGCAATACCTCTTGCAGACCGAGGATTTCCCTGACTTCGGGCAATTCCTGCAACGTCGTATTCATCACCTGCCGCAGCTCTTCGGCCTGTTCATCGGTGACAGTCGCGGCGGTGATATACGGCAAGGTCGGACTGAACGCGCTTCGCGCGATGACCCGCAGCCCGGCCACTTCTTCTTCGGCGTGCTGCGCCAGATAGGCGAAGGTCACGCTGTCGATGGCCGCTAGGTCTGCCTTCTCTTCTCGCAGCCAGCGCAGGCTTTCGCGGTGACTGCCGCTGATACCGACACTGGCGAAGAACTGCCCCTCTTGATGCAGCGGCGCCAGTCGGTGACGCAACAGGTTCATGCCGCTGTTGGAGTCTTCGCCATTGATCACCCCACGACTGTCGCGAAAGGCCGGCAAACTGCGCCGTGGATCATCGGCGCGACTCAGCAACAGGCTGCAATGGTTGCCGCCGTTAGCGTCCGGTAGTTCATAGCGAGGACGACCAATGACCCGGACCCGACCGCGCAACGCGGTCATCAGCGGGTAGCCGCAGGTTTGGGTCAGCAGCAAGTGCGGGGACAGCCAAAGGTCCATCAGCGAAACGCCCTCGGCGTGACGGCGGGTGGCACCCAGTCGCTCGATAATTCGCGTCAGCCAGCGCTCGTTCGCCTGGCGGACCGGCTCGGGGGCGACGTACATCAGTAATTCAGCGAGGTGTTGTGTCATCACAATCTTCCCATACGACGAAATTCCCCTGTGGGAGCGGGCTTGCTCGCGAAAGCGGTGGGACAGGCAGCATTGGTGTCGACTGACACTCCCTCTTCGCGAGCAAGTCCGCTCCCACAAGGGAACGCGTTCGCTCAGTAATACGGGTGCCTGGGGCTGTCGATGGCCTTCACTCCATGCTGGCGCCACAACTGGCCATAACCCTGCACCAGAAACCCGCCGCTGCGCGCCAGCCATTGCTCGCGACGCGCGCGGTAGGCGCGGGGCAAGTCGTACCAGGGCAGCCCTGGCAAGTCGTGATGCACCAAATGCAGATTGAGGTTCAGGAACAGCCAGCGCCACGGCCAGGCGGCTTCGTTGATGACCGTCCTTTGCTCGGCCTCGGCGTGGGGACGGTGTTCATAGTAGGAGCGAATCATGGCAATCGATAGCGCCGGCACACTGATCAGCAACAGGTAATGCCACACCGGCAGCACGCTGTAGCGGGCGATAAACAGCAACATCAGCAGGGTCAACGCGCCGTGGCTCAACCACATCAACCAGGCCTGCCGCTCACCTGCTTTCAGACGCTGGCACTCTTCTCGGGCCAGCGCCAGCAAGGCCAGCGGTGCACCGAGGGCGAAGCGTCCGAGCACGGTTTTGTTCAGCCAGTGCAGGCCCTGTTCGAACAGTGAACTGCCCTGCCATTGCTCGGCGCTCAGGTAACGGCTTTCCGGATCGCGACCCGGGAGGGTCAGGTCTTCGTCGCGGTGATGCAGCAGATGGCTGTCGCGATACAGGGTGTAGGGATACCAGACGGCGAACGGCGCGTAGCCGAGGATCTTGTTCAGCGATGTCCAGCGGGTGGGATGACCGTGAAGCAATTCGTGCTGCACCGATAACCAGAGCACCACCAATGGAATCAACAACAATGTGCTCCACCACAGGCCCAACCAACCACTGGCGAGCACGATGCTGAACCAACCGACGTACACGCCGATCAGCAGCAACCAGGTCGGCCACTCGGTGCGAGCAGTCAGGCGTTGGCGCAGGGTGTCGATTTCTTCACGGTGGGCGGTATCGAAGTAATGGGGCATGGCGTTGCTCAGATCGGGGACCAATCCCCTTCTGTGCAATGACGCAGGGTTTTCTTGCAGATTATTTGGTTATTTCGTCAGAAGCAGCGGGAGCCCGAGGCCGGGCTCCCTTGTCACGGGATCAATGCCCGAACACATCCACCTTCTTGGCCTTCTTGTCCGCGCGCTTTTCATCGGCGGTTTTCGCCGGTTTCTTCTTTGCCGCTTTTTTTGAATCCATGCCTTTGGCCATGATACGTACTCCACTCATACGGGATGTGAGATCAGGTATACACCTATCGCTGCGCGCGCGTTCTTTTATAATCGCCCGCTTTGCGCACCGACAGTCGAAGACCATGCCCAACACCCAGTACACCTTGCTCGCCGAGCCTTTATGGCCCTTGATGAACAAGTTTTATCGCGCTCACCAATCGTCGATGAAAGCGGTCCGCGACGCTCAACTCTGGGTGGCCAGGCGCGAGGAGATCATTGGCGCGCTGTGTTTGCGACCGGTGGCGGACGGGCATTGGCTGACGGGTTTGTTTGTCGATCCGGCCTGCCGTGAACAGGGCATCGCGGCGGCGCTGATCGCCGAGGCGCTGAAGGATCTTGAAGGTCCGGTGTGGTTGTTTTGTCATCCGGACTTGCGCGGGTTTTATGAACGTCGTGGTTTTACCTTCGACCCGCCGCTGCCCTATTCCATGGCGGAACGCTTGAGCCGTTATGCGCGCAGCAAGCCGATGATCGCCATGGGGTTGGAAGGCCAGATAACGCTCTAAAGCCATATGAAGATCTAATGTGGGAGCGGCGGTGCAACGATTCGACTTGCTCGCGAAGGGGTCAGAACAGTCAACATTGATATCGACTGACACACCGCCATCGTCGGAACGCCGCCCGGAGCAAGCTCGCTCCCACAGGGGTTTGAGGTGTTTTCGAATCAATCGTCTGCGTTCGGATCGAGATCCGGAAACATCACTTCGGTAAACCCGAACTTGCTGAAGTCACTGATGCGCGACGGGTACAACCGGCCGACCAGGTGATCGCATTCATGCTGTACCACTCGCGCATGGAATCCCTCGGCGATGCGCACAATCGGCTGCCCTTTGGGATCGAAACCTTCGTACCGAATGTGCTGATAGCGATCCACCGCGCCACGCAGGCCGGGCACCGACAAGCAGCCTTCGAAACCCTCTTCCAGCGTCGGGCTCAACGGCGTAATCAACGGGTTGATCAGAATCGTCTGCGGCACAGCTTCAGCATCCGGATAGCGTTCGCTGTGCTCGAAACCGAAGATCACCAGTTGCAGGTCGACGCCGATCTGCGGCGCGGCCAGGCCAACGCCGCCGACGCTTTCCATGGTCTGGAACATGTCGTCGATCAGTTGCCACAGCTCCGGGCTGTCGAACATTTCGGCGGGCACCGGCGGGGCGATGCGCAGCAGGCGCTCGTCGCCCATTTTCAGAATTTCACGGATCATTTGATGACTTCGTCAGTGGTCGGCTTGATCGAGTGGTCCCGACCCAGTCCCGACACGTGGTGTTTGGGTTCGTGGCTGTGCTCGCCAGGGACCTTTTCGCCAGGGTCCTTGCCTTCGGTGGACATGTGTTCGATCACGGCATTCATCTCCGCGCCGAGCAACAGCACCGCGGCGGAAATGTAGAAGTACAGCAACAGCACGATGATCGCGCCGATACTGCCATACATGGCGTTGTAGTTGGCGAACGTCTTGACGTACAGACCGAAGCCCAGCGACGCAATGATCCACACCACCACCGCCAGCACCGAGCCAGGGGTAATGAAGCGAAACTCCTGTTTGACGTCGGGCATGACGTAATAAATCAGCGCCACCGCCATCATCAACAGAATCACGACCACCGGCCAGCGCACGATGGTCCAAAGGGTCACGATGAATTCTTCAAGGCCGACTTGCGAGGCGATCCATTCCATCACCTGCGGCCCGAGCACCATCAGCGCGGCGGCCACCAGTAGCATGGCGGCGATGCCGATGGTGTAGAAAATCGACAGCGGGAAACGCTTCCACGCCGGACGGCCTTCGACCACGTCGTAGGCGGCGTTCATCGCGCTCATCATCAGCCGTACACCGGCGGACGCGGTCCATAGGGCAATCACGATACCGATCGACAGCAAGCCCCCCTTGGATTGCTGGAGCTGGTCGATGACCGGGTTCACCTGCTCCAGCGCCTGGGGCGGCAGGACCAGTTCCGATTGCAGGCGCAGCCAGGAGAAGAAGTCCGGCAGGTGCAGGAAACCGATCAGGGCGATCAGGAACAGAATAAAGGGGAACAGAGAGAACAGCATCTGATAGGCCAGCGCCGAGGCATAGGTCGACATCTCGTCGTCGACGAACTCGGTGATCGTGCGCACCATGACACGGTGCAGGCGCAGACCTTTCATGTGTGGGAAAAACATTAGCGTCTCCTTTCGCCGCAAAAAGGTTGAAGTCGTGGCGACTCAGGGGCCGTTTTCTACATCAAAGTAGCCTACTTGGCGAGTTTGAAACAATTTCCTTGTACAAGTTCAGGCTGACACAAAAACGGCCATCCGCGGATGGCCGTTTTTTACGCTCATCAAAGACCGGATCACGCCTTGTCGATGCCTTTCTTGATCGCGTCTTTGGCTTTGCCAACCGCTTGCTGGGCTTCGCCTTTCCTTTCCTGCACCACGCCTTCGGTGCGCATTTTGTCGTTGCCGGTTGCCTTGCCGACGCCTTGTTTGACGTTGCCGACTGCTTCGTTGGCCAAGCCTTTTGCTTTATCGCCAGTGCTGCTCATGGTGTTTCTCCTGTGAACAATTGAACGAGAAAAGTCGTTACACAAGGTTGACCGGAGGCGTTTGCGCGGAGTTTCATTTATTTTCATGGCGACATTTCATCGTTCAGTGCAGGTTGGGCTTTATGTTTGCCGACCAACCCCCGAGAATGCGCAACGAATTCAGGCCATGGCGCTGAAGATCCAATCCCGTAGGAATGTTATGAAACTCGATAAAAAGCAGGCCATTGCCCGCAGAAACCAGGAACTTGGCGGTGCTGTGCTTGGCGTCAACAACTGCCACTTCACCGAATTGAACCGTAACCGCAACATCTGGTGGTTCGATATTCCGGTCGCGCGCCTGGCCATTGGTCAGTACGAGTGGGTTCACCTGCTGATGCACACCCCGGATACCGACGAACTGCTGCACCTGAAAGTGCCGACGGTATTCCTGCGGGAGAAGCTCGAAGGACTGGTGGTGCGCAACGAAGGTAAACGCAAAGCAGCCTTGAGCCTGGAACTGAGCGCCGACAAGGACTCGTACCTCCAGGACATGCGTCCGGCGGGCACCAACGTCAATTTCGCGCAGTTCCGCCTGTAACAGCAAAAGCTAAAAGCTTCGCGAGCAAGCCCGCTCCCACACTCGATCGCATTCCTTCTTGAAGAACCCGGTTAAATGTGGGAGCGGGCTTGCTCCGGGCGGCGTTCCGACGAAGGCGGCCTGACAGGCGCTGAAAATATCCTGACCAAAAACAAACGCCCCGCATCTGCGGGGCTTTTGTTTGTTACGCGCTTACCTTCTTGACGCCGAGCTTCTTCAGCTCTTCGTCGCGTAACTCGCGGCGCAGGATCTTACCGACGTTGGTGGTCGGCAGCGCGTCGCGGAACTCCACGGAGCGCGGAACCTTGTAGCCGGTGACGTTGGCGCGCATGTGCTCCATCACTTGCTCTTTGGTCAGCGTCACGCCCGGTTTGGCGACGATGAAGATCTTGATCGCCTCGCCCGACTTCTCGTCCGGCACACCGATGGCTGCGCATTGCAGCACGCCCGGCAGGGTCGCGAGCACGTCTTCCAGTTCGTTCGGGTACACGTTGAAACCGGAGACCAGAATCATGTCTTTCTTGCGATCGACAATGCGCATGTAACCGTCAGGCTGGATCAGCGCGATGTCACCGGTCTTCAACCAGCCTTCGCTGTCGAGGATTTCATCGGTGGCGTCCTGACGCTGCCAGTAACCCTTCATCACTTGCGGACCTTTCACACACAGCTCGCCGATGTCGCCTAACGGCTGTTCAACGCCGGCATCGTCGATGACTTTGCACAGGGTCGACGGAACCGGAATACCGATGGTGCCGATCTGGATGTTCTGGATTGGATTGACGGTGGCCACCGGGCTGGTTTCGGTCATGCCGTAACCTTCGCAGATGGCGCAACCGGTGACCGCTTTCCAGCGCTCGGCCGCGGCCAGTTGCAGGGCCATGCCACCGGACAGGGTGACTTTCAGTGCAGAGAAATCCAGCTTGCGGAAGCCTTCGTTGTTGCACAAGGCGACAAACAGCGTATTGAGCCCGACGAAACCGCTGAACTTCCACTTCGACAGTTCCTTGACCATCGCCGTCAAATCGCGCGGGTTGCTGATCAGGATGTTGTGGTTGCCGATCAGCATCATCGCCATGCAATGAAAGGTGAAGGCATAGATGTGGTACAGCGGCAGCGGCGTGATCAGGACCTCGCAACCTTCATTGAGGTTGGAACCCATCAGCGCCTTGCACTGCAGCATGTTCGCCACCAGGTTGCGGTGGGTCAGCATCGCGCCCTTGGCCACGCCGGTGGTGCCGCCGGTGTATTGCAGCACGGCAACGTCGCTGCTGGCCGGGTTGGCTTCAGCCACTGGCTGACCATGGCCCTTGCTCAATACGTCGTTGAACTTGATGGCCTTGGGCAAGTGATACGCCGGGACCATCTTCTTCACGTATTTGATGACGCTGTTGACCAGCAGACGCTTGAGCGGCGACAGCAGGTCGGCCACTTCGGTGACGATCACGTGCTTGACGCCGGTTTTCGGCACGACGAGCTGGGCCAGGTGCGCCATGTTGGCCAGGCAGACCAGAGCTTTGGCACCGGAGTCGTTGAATTGGTGTTCCATTTCCCGCGCGGTGTACAGCGGGTTGGTGTTGACCACGATCAGCCCGGCGCGGATGGCACCGAAGACGGCGACCGGGTACTGCAACACGTTGGGCAGCTGCACGGCGATTCGATCGCCCGGCTGCAAGTCGGTATGCTGTTGCAGGTACGCGGCAAAGGCACCGGACAATTCGTACAGTTCACCGTAGGTGATTGTCTTGCCCAGGTTGCTGAACGCCGGTTTGTCGGCAAAGCGTTGGCAGGACTGCTTCAACACCGCCTGAATATTCGGATACTCGTCCGGATTGATGTCGGCAGCAATCCCGGCAGGGTACTTATCCTTCCAAAAGTCTTCGATCATGGAAGCCCACTCCTCAGCAACGCGAATTCATCACCGCATTTGATGCGATTATTATTGGTGTGTGTTTGTTGGTGAGTCTGGCTATTTACATAGGCCGAGAAGTCACAAAGCGCGCCGAGAGTAGCAGCTTTGCCAAGGGCCGACCAGAGCCAAAAGCCGCCTCTACAGTCACTTTAATGACTCAAGAATAGCAAGCAGTCATTTTAGAGCAAAAATTCTATACAACTTTCAAACCCCCATAAATACGGGGCTTAAAAGCAAAAGATCGCAGCCTTCGGCAGCTCCTACAAAGGAATGCGATCCCCTGTAGGAGCTGCCGAAGGCTGCGATCTTTTGGCAGCACCTCGGTCTACGACCGGTTACGCGATATCACGCAACTCCCGCCGCAATATCTTGCCCACCGGCGTCATCGGCAACGACTCACGCAAGACGATGTGCTTGGGCACTTTGTACGCCGTGAAGTTTTCCTTGCAGTAAGCCTTCAGCTCTTCAAGGCTGACACCCGTTTCACGGGCCACCACAAACAGCTTCACCGCCTCCCCCGAACGCTCGTCCGGCACACCGATCACTGCGCAGTTGGCGACTTTCGGGTGAGCCATGACCACGTCTTCGATTTCGTTCGGGTACACGTTGAAGCCCGAGACGATGATCATGTCTTTCTTGCGATCGACGATGCGCACAAATCCGTCCGGGTCGATCACCGCGATGTCGCCCGACTTGAACCAGCCTTCGGCATCCAGCACTTCGGCGGTGGCTTCGGGTTTCTGCCAGTAGCCCTTCATGATCTGCGGGCCCTTGATGCACAGTTCGCCGCGCTCGCCCAGCGCCTGCTCGACGCCTTCATCGTTGATGACCTTCAGCGTGGTGCCCGGCACCGGCAGGCCGACTGTACCGAGGCGCGACTTGTCGCCGTACGGGTTGGTGCAGGCCACCGGCGAGGTTTCGGTCAGGCCGTAACCTTCGGTGATGCGGCAACCGGTGAGCTGTTCCCAGCGCTCGGCGGTAGCCTTGACCAGCGCGGTGCCGCCGGAGTTGGTGAGTTTGAGGCTGGAGAAATCCAGGGTCTTGAAGTCCGGATGGTCCATCAGTGCGACGAACAGCGTGTTGAGCCCCAGCAGCGCCGAGAACCGCCAGTTCTTCAGCTCCTTGATGAAGCCGCCGATGTCCCGCGGATTGGTGATCAGCACGTTGTGGTTGCCTGAAACCATCATGCACATGCAATTCGCGGTGAACGCATAGATGTGGTACAGCGGCAGCGGCGCGACCATGACCTCTTGCCCTTCGCGCAACAGCGGCTGGCCGTCATTGCCGAACTGCTCCAGGCACGCCCGCACTTGCTGCATGTTGGCCACCAGGTTGCCGTGGGTCAGCATCGCGCCCTTGGCCAGGCCGGTGGTGCCGCCGGTGTATTGCAGCACGGCGATGTCGTCGAGCCCGACTTTCAGCGGCTTGATGCCCAGGCCCCGACCCAGGCGCAACGCGCTCTTGAAGGAAATGGCCTGGGGCAACGAATACGCTGGCACCATCTTCTTGACCTTGCTCACCATTGTATTGACCAGCCAGCCCTTGGCGGCGGGCATCAGGTCGCCCATCTTCGCTTCGATCAGGTACTGGATGTCGGTGTCGGGCAGCACTTCCTGGACTTTTTGCCCAAACATGTTCAGGTAAACCAGCGCCCGGGCACCGGAGTCCTTGAACTGATGACGCATCTCCCGCGCGGTGTACAGCGGGTTGGTGTTGACCACGATCAGCCCGGCGCGCAAGGCACCGAACACGGCAATCGGGTAATGCAGGACGTTGGGCATCTGCACCGCAATGCGATCCCCTGGCACCAGGTCGGTGTGGGCTTGCAGGTAACCGGCGAACGCTGCGCTGTAGCGTTCCAGTTCGGCGTAGGTCAGGGTGACGCCCATGTTGCTGAATGCCGGGCGGTCAGCAAATTTCTTGCAGGAACGCTCGAACACCTCGATCACCGACTTATAGGCCCCTTGATCGATATCCAGGGGCACGCCGGCCGGGCGTTTGTCATTCCAGAAATCAGGTTGCATTGTTCTTGTCCTCTTTACCTGAACCTATCCGGGGCCGCTTTTCTGTCCTTCTTCAAAACTAAAGAGCGAAAAAGCGGGGCTCCACGGACACTAGCAGCTATGGCGAATCAGGCAAATATGCGCACGGTCGACATTGATCGTGTGAATCTTGCTGCCGTGGCGTGGCCTGATCAGACGGCACGCTTTGGATGCGCTATACAATGCAACGACGCCCATGCCACATGCAGCCCTATGCAAAGGAACCGCCATGATCCACGACACTTTCTGGCTGACCGCGAGCGACCGCAGTCGCCTCTTCGTCAACCAGTGGCTGCCCGCCGCGCCTTTAAAAGCAGTGATCCTGCTGGCCCACGGCATGGCGGAACACAGTGGCCGCTACGCCCGTCTGGCGGAAAAACTCTGTGCTCAGGGTTACGGCGTCTACGCGCCGGACCTGCGTGGACATGGCAAAACTGCCGAAAACGGGACACTGGGTCATTTCGCCGACGATGACGGTTGGTGCAAGGTGGTCGGCGACCTGGCGAGCCTCAACCAGCACATCGGCCAACAACATCCGGGAATGCCGATTGTGTTGCTCGGTCACAGCATGGGCAGCTACATCGCCCAGGCTTATCTGCTGCATCACAGCGCCAGCCTGCACGGGGCCGTTCTCAGCGGGTCGAACTTCCAACCGGTGGCGCTCTATCTCGCGGCGCGACAGATTGCGCGATTAGAACGTTTGCGCCAGGGCCCGAAGGGTCGCAGCGCGCTGATCGAATGGCTGTCGTTCGGTTCGTACAACAAGAAATTCAAACCGGTACGCACGCGGTTCGACTGGCTCAGTCGCGATCCGGCGGAGGTCGATCTGTACGCCAACGACCCGCTCTGCGGCTTTCGCTGCACCAATCAGCTGTGGATCGATTTGCTCGGTGGGTTGCAGCAAATCAGCAAAGCGTCCAATCTCGCTCAGATTGATCCGGGCCTGCCGTTGCTGGTCATCGGCGGTGAATGTGATCCGGTGAGCGAAGGCGAGCGTCTGAAAGATCTGGCCGATGCGCTGCGCGCGGCCGGCAGCCAGAGCCTGCAACTGACGATTTACCCGCAGGCACGGCATGAACTGTTCAACGAGAGCAACCGCGATGAAGTGATCAATGACGTGTTGAGCTGGATCGCCCAGGCACTGAGCCACCGTCGGCCACCCAGATCGGAATAGTTTTTTTGAATTTATTTATTCGTGACAGGAATTGAAACAGATGACCCAGGTTACCAACACCCCTTACGAGGCCCTTGAAGTCGGCCAGACCGCCAGCTACAGCAAGACGGTCGAAGAGCGCGACATTCAGTTGTTCGCCGCGATGTCCGGCGATCACAACCCGGTGCACCTGGACGCTGAATTCGCCGCCGGCACCATGTTCAAGGAGCGCATCGCTCACGGCATGTTCAGCGGTGCGCTGATCAGCGCTGCCGTTGCCTGCGAGTTGCCTGGGCCGGGGACTATTTATATCGGTCAGCAGATGAGCTTTCAGAAGCCGGTGAAAATTGGCGACACGCTGACCGTGCGTCTGGAGATTCTCGAGAAGCTGCCGAAGTTTCGTGTGCGGATTGCCACTCGCGTGTTTAACCAGCGTGATGAGTTGGTAGTGGATGGTGAGGCGGAGATTCTGGCGCCGCGTAAGCAACAGACGGTGACGTTGCCTAAGCTGCCGGCAATCAGCATCGGCTGATTGCCTTAAAAGATCGCAGCCTCGTTTCACTCGACAGCTCCTACAGGGTTTTGCGATACCTGTAGGAGCTGTCGAGTGGAACGAGGCTGGGATCTTTTGAACTTAATGCCCCTCCTGCACCTGCACACTCGCCGTCATCCCCGAACTCAAATTCATCCCCTCCGGCAACTTATCAATCTTGATCCGTACCGGAATCCGCTGCGCCAGCCTCACCCAGTTAAACGTCGGCTCGACCTCTGCCAGCAACTGCCCGTCCGGCGTGGTATTGCGATCGGTAATCCCGCGGCTGATGCTTTCGACATGTCCCTGCAATGCCTCCCCCGCACTCATCAACCAGACCTTCACCGGATCGCCGACACGAATCCGTGGCAGCTTGGTTTCTTCGAAATACGCCTGCACATAGAAAGTCGAATCGTCGATCAACGCCATCACCGATTGCCCGGCATTCACGTAGTTGCCTTCGGCCAGACGCAAGTTGGTGATGTGACCGCTGCGTGGCGCATGGACCTGACTACGGGCGAGATTGAGTTCCGCAACCTTGGCTTCGGCCTGGGCTTCACGCAGTTCGCCACGGGCGATGCCGGCGTTGATTTGCGCGTTCTCGCGTAGCTCGGCACTGATGGCCTGCGGCCCGAGGGCTGCGCGGCGACTGGCTTCGCGTTCGCGCAGATTGAGTTGTTGTTGCCGGGTCTGCACCACCGCTTGAGCTTTCTCCAGCGCCGCTTCGAAACGGTCGCGATCAATGCTCAGCAATAAATCGCCAGCCTTGACCTGCTGGTTATCAAAAGCCTTGAGCTCACGCACCCAACCCGAGACGTCCGGGGCGATCACCACCACGTCGGCGCGGATCCGCGCATCCCGAGTCCAAGGCGTGAGCATGTAGTACTGCCACAAATGGAAGCCGGCAAAGATCGCCGCCGCCACCAGGCACAAGGTCACCGCGACACGTATCGGTGTACGCATTTTCAACTCCTTATAAAGGTCCGAGGACGACGGTGATCAAGGTCAATACACAGACGTACAAGGCGCAATCAAACAACGCTTCGTGCCAGATCCAGCGGCCCACCGGCGTCAGGCGCAAAAGCATGCGCAAGGCTCCAGTGACGAGCAGCGCCAGCAGCACATAAATCAGAAACGGACTGAGCAGCACACCACCCACCGACCACTCACGCAAGCCCATGGCTTTGCTCCTGTTGACGGCACCAGGCGCGCCAGCTGCTTTGCAATTGCAGCACCGCGCCTTGGGCCAGTTTCACCGCATCGCTGGGGGGCAATGCGTACAAGGTCTTCAAGAACTCTTCGCTCGGCTGCGCCAACGCCTCGGCGCGACTGCCGGCCGGGCCTTGCTCGAGGATTTTTTCCAGCTGTTCGAGATAACGCCGCTGAGGCGCACTGACCGGTGCCTGCGCCACCGCCAGACTCAAACGCAAATGCAGCAATTCGTCGCCGATGTCCAGGCCGAGCAGGCCATCGTCCCAGCGACTGCGCGCCGGTTCCGGCAACTCGGGGTAATGTCGCGCCAATTGCAGCAAGCGGT from Pseudomonas sp. ACM7 includes:
- a CDS encoding MaoC family dehydratase, which codes for MTQVTNTPYEALEVGQTASYSKTVEERDIQLFAAMSGDHNPVHLDAEFAAGTMFKERIAHGMFSGALISAAVACELPGPGTIYIGQQMSFQKPVKIGDTLTVRLEILEKLPKFRVRIATRVFNQRDELVVDGEAEILAPRKQQTVTLPKLPAISIG
- a CDS encoding DUF1656 domain-containing protein, which gives rise to MGLREWSVGGVLLSPFLIYVLLALLVTGALRMLLRLTPVGRWIWHEALFDCALYVCVLTLITVVLGPL
- a CDS encoding HlyD family secretion protein yields the protein MRTPIRVAVTLCLVAAAIFAGFHLWQYYMLTPWTRDARIRADVVVIAPDVSGWVRELKAFDNQQVKAGDLLLSIDRDRFEAALEKAQAVVQTRQQQLNLREREASRRAALGPQAISAELRENAQINAGIARGELREAQAEAKVAELNLARSQVHAPRSGHITNLRLAEGNYVNAGQSVMALIDDSTFYVQAYFEETKLPRIRVGDPVKVWLMSAGEALQGHVESISRGITDRNTTPDGQLLAEVEPTFNWVRLAQRIPVRIKIDKLPEGMNLSSGMTASVQVQEGH